In Marinobacter sp. es.048, the following proteins share a genomic window:
- the gcvH gene encoding glycine cleavage system protein GcvH, giving the protein MSEIPADLKYIETHQWVRLADDGTATVGITDFAQEQLGDVVYIGVPDVGATVNGGEEAGVAESVKSASDVFSPVTGEVIAVNESLEDEPEKVNEDPYGDGWLYKVRLEDAGELDGLMDAVAYSEHVAAEG; this is encoded by the coding sequence ATGAGTGAGATACCCGCAGACCTTAAATACATTGAGACCCACCAATGGGTTCGCCTGGCAGATGACGGTACAGCGACGGTCGGCATTACCGATTTTGCCCAGGAGCAACTGGGTGATGTGGTTTATATCGGGGTTCCGGATGTGGGCGCGACGGTTAATGGTGGCGAGGAAGCTGGTGTGGCGGAGTCGGTCAAGTCGGCCTCGGATGTCTTCAGTCCGGTGACGGGTGAGGTTATCGCGGTGAACGAGAGCCTCGAGGATGAGCCTGAGAAGGTCAATGAGGATCCTTATGGTGATGGCTGGCTATATAAGGTCAGACTTGAGGATGCCGGTGAGCTGGATGGCCTGATGGATGCTGTGGCCTATTCGGAGCATGTGGCGGCCGAGGGGTAG